In Ooceraea biroi isolate clonal line C1 chromosome 14, Obir_v5.4, whole genome shotgun sequence, the genomic window ttattttttaatattaaaactaaGTTGATTTTTTACAGTCCTTTTcacttctttctctttataatttcttcttcaGAAATTCCTTCAAAAACTCTTTTTCTTGCGtccttaaaaattaatattttaattaatttcacaagGGTTTATTTTTCTATAGTTAATTTATGTCACGTTTTCCTTGATCTTTTTCTTCCAGTAGATATTTAGCAACGAATAACGACGAGCGACATAATCGGCAACCGACTGGTACAATATaggcgtgcgtgcgcgcgtttgACTGAACGAAGAGGTACGTCAGTGAATTTAGTAGAATGATATCTCTGATAGGTCATTGAGGGGCGAGGGTCAACCACTTTATCTCCGTCCGTGCCTTCCTTCCCCCTCGGTGCTGTGTTTGCGTTTCTTCCTTATCCTCCTCTCTTATTATGTTCATCCAATTCTCATCACTCGCTTCAACGTCATTTAAACCTATGTTGTGCAAGTTGCAGTCTGGCAATtagttatgtaaaaaaattcgaaTCAAACGACAAATAATTACTAAGAAAAAGGATAAATTTTCGATTTGATGATACAtgcattttatcaaaattattcaaaatattccTAAAAACATAGCTTAGGCTTAAATTCTGCCTTTAAAAActgttgcaaatatttatatataatacaaattatttcacTTAACCTATTCTAATTACTATCTCTCTAATAAATTTACTCAATCTCAATTTACAACGctgcaaaatatattctaaaatatataaaaaattaaaacagataatagatggatgtgctgcattgtttattttttgtgttgctgaaatatttaaatatgagcGGGAATTGTCCAGATCTAGAGGACCAATCAAAATTGGATACGTCAAATTTTTACGCGCTACGCATGCGCATATCTTCTGACGCTTTGACTCTCGACACTTCCATCTAAAGGCACCACCTTATGGTCTATGTTTGTTTCCTTCTGCCACGTTGTCAGCACTGATCAGTGTCGCCACGAGAcaacaaattttaaattcgaGAGAATCTAACGTATTCCTCGATGTTTTTCACCTGTTTGCTGTTGGGTTTTCGTATGACAGTTGTGCGTGCTCgtatttttctacaaaatgGTTAATGCAGGTGACATTTCGACAGAAAATGGAATAGGTGAGAATATTAAcgctgtatattattatactttattatattgattaaCGATACGAAAAACGTATCGCGAAAAATATATCGTGAACAAATTGCGAATTTATTCCTTTCCTTTcacgctttctctctttctccttctctctttcatgaTTCTCTTGTAAATACTCattgaaacattaaatatcaataaataagtCAAAGagattattgtaaatttacaTGATGCacgtataaatattgtatgtgtatatgcatCTGGTAAAACAACATAGCTCTTGTTTAGcatcttaaaaattatttataggatGCATCTGAATGTATACGTAATTCATTCTTCTTGATTACAAGTTTACTTAGAAGCAAATATAACTATATCTCattatattttagataatataaGAAAGTCAGCAGAAGAAATAGACGAACAACGCAAAGAAACATTGGCATATGAGTATCTTTGTCACCTGGAGGAAGCCAAGaagtaatataaaagttacatagatatatacatactatTTAATGAAAAGAAACACTACATTTACATCATATCATTACGCAGATGGATGGAAGCTTGTTTAAACGAATCATTGCCTGCGACAATCGAGATGGAGGAAAATCTTCGCAATGGCGTTTACCTAGCTAAACTTGCTCACTTTATAACACCTGATGCCTTGCCATTAAGTAAAATCTATGATGCGGAACAGTGTAAGTACGAAGCAGCAGGATTACAGTTCCGACACACGGAcaacataaatcattttctgAAGTTCTTGGAACAGATTCAACTACCGTTGGTACGTGTTTATATATGACAATTTTCTTTGCAGTACAATGTaagcaataattaaattaatacatttgtcGATTTGGTTTTTATAGATATTCCAGCCAGAAACAACAGATGTGTACAACAAGAAAAATATGCCACGAGTGATATATTGTATCCACGCTCTTAGTACACACCTATTCAAACTAGGAAGAGCACCAGCAATGCAGGATTTATATGGAAAAGTAGATTTTTCTGGTACGTGTCTGGTTTGACGTCATGTGGTTTTGTgtcatatatttaaaagaagcaattattaaaatgccTTTCTAATTTTGGaaagtacaatatttattatatttttatgtatcatTCATTATACattgtattatttgtattctCTTTTAGAGGAAGATATTGATTCTGTAAGTAGAGAACTACAAAAGCATGGAATTCAAATGCCTGCTTTCCAAAAAATAGGAGGTCTACTAACAAACAGTTTAGCCACAGATACAACCACTCCTGTGGCTGCTGTATCAGCGGTCAATCAAGCTGTGACAGATAATGTATGTTGGATTTGTCTTGTTTAACGAATAATGCAATTCttgtgttataaaataataatttattgattcatatattttttttacatttatatattacaggaTAATGATAAAGTTTTACGTGCACTTCGAAGTAAGGAGTTGCAATTAAGTAACGTTAAATCTGCatacatagaaaaatatactACAACATTGTTGAacgctaaaaataaaatgataaaggAATCATATCACGAGGTATGAGATTCTGCACTCACATAATTTCGTATGAAtatctttcttccttctctcattgatcttgtaatttaaataatgctTAGAACAATGGTAACGTAGCAGACGCGTGCGACGGACTATTAACGCAGGCAGAGATAcaagaatgcattaattacgTGAATAGTGAGTAtaccataaaataaatattgataatttcgTAGTTGTGAAAGAATCtgatttatattgtaaaattttagaaTCTTGTGCCTTGGAATCTATCGTTTCATCTCTGTcgcaagaaaaagataataaattaatagccGCCTTAAGGACATCCACGTTATCGTTCAAGGTATAACAACAAATGTCTTTTTAAGTATAACATAATGACTATTTGTCATATCTTTgactgtaatattaatattaataaatttatattattgcagAATATAGTTGTTGAAAACGTTGAGGATTACAGAAAGGAGCTGAAGCTAGTGCTCACAAAGGTCGTATGGCATGGCATAGATTCATTCGAGAGCCTTTATGAGtggacaaatatttttcaggatGTGATTGACAAAGGAAATGAAACTGCACTGGCACGCAAGAAAAGTTAGCATCatcatttcataaaatttcctTATAAGTGGCTTCCTctgaatagaaaatttcaaacaatttttatttctttacagAGGATGAAACTGTGAAATGTCTGAATATGGCTTTAGAATCTGCTGATATAAAAAAGTTTCATGAGATTCTGCAAAGTCCTTGTCTTGAAGTGTGTCACATCGACGAATTTGCAATTCCTTTGTATTATCAGGAGATGAAGGAAGATCGTACACAATTTcaggtaaataaaaattaaaaatgaagcaGCACGTTGTTATTATATTCGATTAATATGGGAAAATTTTATCTGACAGACTGATATTACCCATGATGACATCAAAGTAAGCTTACGTGTACTATCCGTTATTGCTGCTATTACCAAAGCAGTGGACACAGGAAATCCAGACTTTGTGTATGAAAAATTGTCGAAATACGATGCGCGATTATttgtaagtatataataatctataattgtttctttacAAAGTATttaactgaaaaatatttaacatagtACTGCAATCACAATATAGGGACTGGATGAATTGAATAAAGTGAAATATACTGAGGCACTAATGAAAATGCGACAGAGAAAGCTGGAAACGTCTGAAGAATGTACTTTACTAACTTATAGTGATATTCAAGAATGTATTGAGTTGGTAAATGAAGAATGCGATGATAATTTTGAAGGTATGATTAGAAAAGATTGCACAAATCACGCGTGACTCATCACACGATATTAACTTAATGCGTAATAAATTGACGTATAATCTATTTTGTTTGAACAGTTATAGAGATTTTACATCAGATAAATCGAGCTGTGGCAACAGACGACTGCAAGAATATGATGAAAGCTTTGAAAGTGATAACCGCAAGGGTCAATATACCTGTATTTTCATACGATACACCGCTCTATTTAAAATTGCTTAAGAAACGTTTAGGTGAGAAAAAATTTGAGGGATCCGAGTTATGGTTGGATGACGTTGAAACAATAGCGAAGACAGCTAAGTCAGAAATCGAGAAAATCAAAGAAAGTATGTCGCGCATTGTAATATGTACatgatatattatgtattataaattgtatcattGATCATGAgaagtataaattatttgtataatgcCATTATTGATTACAGCGATTGTCCTCTTGtacgatattaatatacatctGGAAAATGATGATATGATGCAAACATTCAGTTGTATTAAAATGCTCGACGTAGTTGAAGGATTGAGTGAGCTTACAGAAGAATGTCAAAACAGATGTTTTCTACTATTACAGCAATTACAACAGCGAATGGTAATATAAAGACAAGATActtacgcgcgcgtacgtgtgtgtgtgtgtgtgtatatatatatatatatataattatatatccaaTTATTGTTTAACACATTTTTGCCGTAGCGCGCAAGGTACAgcttttcttatatttcacattttacCAATGAAAGGAATATAGTCTATATCGATTTGAAGGGCAAAAGCTATGTATGGGAGCGTCCACCAAATTTTAAGAGAAGCTATTACATCACTGCAGATGACATAAATGTAAGTTTACTTCGTGGTTCGAATTtcattatgattaaaatatattgtcatcaatttttcattaaactcGTAGGACATAATTACGTCCGTTATGATGGAGCAACATGAATATTATAGCACGAAAAATTATCCATACAATGAAAAGTTACTTATTGGATTGCAAGCTTGTATGCGAGGACATCTGTTACGTAAAAAGATTATGGACAGACGCTTTTATTTCAATGATAATCTGGAAAACATCATCATGATACAAGCATGGTGGAGATGCGTTAGACAACGTAAACGGTATTGTAAATTGCTGGAGGAAAGAGATCGACAAAAGGAAATATTccatcaaaataaatattcaaatataaaaacaaataaaataaatgacacAGATGATAAATCAAGTCGATATAAAAGATATGTAAGTTTTGAGCTTCTTGCAtcacatattttaattagtgATTAATTAGCAGCTACGTTCTTTATCAATACGCCataattatcgtaaaatatctGCATTATAGGAGGATAAAATAGTAAAGATACAAGCTTTGTGGCGTGGAAGAATGTCGAGGAAAGCTTTCCactcattattatattcaaaaaagCCATCGTTTCCTGTAGTCAGATATTTTTCGGCACTATTGGGTTTCAGTGCGGAAGATTACGATAAAGACCTAGAATTACAAGTATGATAACTGATAactttcatattatttatacatgctatcgaaattttattcacATAATCGTCtgttttagaaattaaaacaCGAAGTCGTCCAATGTATAAGACACAATCAGAATCTGTCCGAACAGTTGAATAACATGTATGTCAAAATAGGATTGCTGATTCAAAACAGAATAGCATTGCAGGTACATTTCTCgagatttaattttctgcattttagTCTGCATTATAGTCTGAgtattatattgaattatgAATATATGCCTCTATTTAGGATGTAGTAGCACATGGAAAAAATTTGGATACTCTCGCGAAGGAAAAGAGCGCGAATAAGGATCAAAATACTTCAAGCGATGTCGCTAGTACAGCGCATAAAGGTCTGAAATCGTTAACGAAGGAAGGTCGCAAGATGCTGGAGAGCTATCAACATCTGTTCTACGCGTTGCAGACGAATCCACAATATCTGTCGAAGCTGTTGTACTTGCCCCCCAGCAACAAATCGAACAAGCTGTTcctgaaaaatatcattttgacGCTGTTCAATTTCGGATCAAATACGCGGGAGGATTATTTACTGCTGAAACTGTTTGGCTGTGCATTGAGAGAGGACATTAGATGCAATTGTCATCAACCCTCCGACGTGTTAACCGGCAAGCCATTAGTACGCGAGATGGTGGTCAATTACGCGAAACAATTTAATGGTCAGTCCTCACTGAAGCAGATCTTGGGTCCCTTGATCGAAAAAGTTCTGGAGGAAAAGGATTTATGCATGGAGACAAATCCGGTGGACATATATAAGCTCTGGCGGAATCAGCTAGAAATGGAATCCGGCCAGTCTGTAGATTTGCCTCACGCAGTATCCCAGGAGGAGGCGCTGAAACACGTTCCGGTGCAAGAATCGCTCACCAAGGCGATAAATCAATTGAAAAAGATCTCGCTCGAGTTTTTAGACAGGATTACGCAGTCCCGCGATCTGATTCCTTACGGGATGTTGTATGTGTCGAAGGTCTTGTACAATTCGTTGACGGAAAAGTTCTCGCAAACTCCCGAGAAGGACGTATTGAAAGCAGTCGGCAATTTGATTTACTATCACTTCATTAACGCGGCGATCGTGGCACCAGATACCTTTGACATTGTCACATTACCGGTCAACAGGACATTGTCCTCCTGTCAAAGAAAGAATCTAGCTAGCATAGCCAAAGTCTTGCAGTTTTCTACTTCGAAGAAAGGCTTCGGCGAGGAGGCACCGCACTTGGAGTGCCtcaatcaatttataattgtttgtCACGAAAagtttaagaatttttttcgaTACTGTTGTCAAGTGGAGGATCTTGAGGAACACTTTAATATCCACGAGTACACGGAAGCTACACTCATACAAAATCCGGAAATATGCATATCTCTACAAGTGAGtaatatcgtaaatatattaattgtgtTGAGCAGTCGATGATAAATAGCGCATAAGCtttgatttttaaattgaatattttgcaGGAATTATGCGAAATACATACTTTACTGCTAACATATCAGGATCAAATAGCACCAGATCCATCTGAGCCTTTGCACGATTTATTGGATGATCTAGGTCCAGCGCCGACTGTGGCATCTTTACTTGGAATATGTAAGATTAAATAAACTACTTTTTGTGTGCTTGTACTTTCACGTTAGCGAGGAAAATCAGTAATACGTacaatattcttattatttatttaatatttattttcctgtAGCTGATGCGACATACGAAGCGAACCTGGCACGATACAGTAAACAGGAGGTGTGTCTGGTGTTAACTAACAAGTTTCAATTACCACCAAACGACGACACAAACCTGAACAATCTCTTTGTAAAAGCGAAAGAGTTGCTCGTTTCGATTATCTctttcttaaaaaagccgACTTTGATAGAGTCGTTGGAAACCACTTCTTCTCCCATGTGCATGAAACTGTTCGACTATTCGTCCGTGTCGCCGGCATTAAATGTTATTCGCGAGAGGTAAGActtatacttttcttttgctGAAATCTTAATCGTTTATGTGTTCGCATAAATCAatgttgtaataatttataaataattttattagtgTTGTAAAATAAGTACTATTTGTGTAACAGTTCGTCTATAAACGACTGCAAGATGCAATTACGCGCGTATCTTAAAAAACTAGAACTTGAAGGTTGGgtctcgcgcgcgaacggTTATCAGGCGATTGTGACCTCGATAGCGAAGGACATTTGCAACAAGAGCAAGTACCGCGTTATGAGGGATAAGGAGCTACAGACACTGCGCGCAACTAAGGAACGATTAGACGAGAAGACAAAATACTATCAGGAGCAAGTTGTTTTCTACAATGAGTACATAAAACGTTGCCTTCAAAATCTGCATGGGAAAAGgtacgatttaatattttacgattagAAAGATATTATTTGCTCTTCTTGAGTTTTTGCTATCATTCAATTTTACGGACGGTTctaaaaactttatatttatttaagaaatatgcacatttaagaaatttaatacaaaagcGATAAATCTCTGCACCAACTCtctcttattaattatgtaccaacttactaattaaatattatattcttttgcaGTTCGCTTCGTGCATACGAATTGATGCATAAAGATACATATAAGTTGAGCAAATTAAGATCCAAGATGACGGTGAAGTATTCCGCCTGGAAGTTGCAAGAAAAGGGGGTGCTGATGGATGCCAATCAAATGCTGAGTCCGACAGAGatgaaaaatacgattttcgAGATAAGCCCAACGGAACACAGCGGTATTTTCGTTGTACGTTGTAAATTCATGGGCGTCGAATTAGAGAAACTCGAAATCAGCATACAGCAATTGCTTGAGCTGCAATACGAAGGCAGGTCTTGTATGGACATGTTCGGTAAAGCAAAAGTCAACGTGAATCTGCTCTTACACTTACTGAATCGTAAATTTTACGGTAAAAGCAGCTAAAGAAATTGTTGATTACTGTTGATACGTCCTTTGGCCAAAGTTAAGAAAACGAAGTTGATTTACGCGTTTTATACGTGCAATCTACTGCTGCGACAACGTCTTCAAATTGGAAATTTGTCCGATATTTTATCAATGCACACTGAAATACGATAATTACTATAACTCTTTTGACGAGAACATTTCAGCGATATTACTAGCTTTTAAATCACAAAACTCTGCTTAATAGCGATCTAGTCTACGATATGGTATATATgttgtaaataattgtattcatACACGTTCAAAGTTAGTTTACCATTAGTACAACATCATTTGGTATTtggtattttatgtatatatcacGAATCGTAGGTTTATTCGATGAAAGAACATTATCATACAGACTTCAAATTATGGACTTACAAAATTGATTATTCGTTATAACATGGAATGATAAGGGATATTATAACATAGAATTTTAGTAAATGAGAGTAAGATTACAgacatcaattttaataagtatgttttgtactatttttactttattgcgtattaaatcttcaaatattaagaaagaaaaatatccgaAAGAAAGCGCTAAAAGTTAACGAGTATACCTCTTGATTTATCGATGTCTCATTTGATTTAGAAATTAGAAATCCAagatcctttttctttttttttttattaaaaagttccATTTATAAATACGTTAAGAGAGAAATCCTCTGGCTAGAATTTGTTGTAATGtcatagatatatttaaaaattagtatATAGCACCaaacaaaagaataaaaaaattaatatttaataaagcatATGAAATAAGTTGATGTTTTGATTTTcatgagaattttatttctgaattaAAAAGCCGGtcttaatttaacaaaatttgtgtgaacatgtaaataaaaattgagttCAATTCTCCTATATTTCAAGTGTAGAAAGTACAAGTATGTGCAGGTGAAACGAACACAAGTCTTCGGTTGATGCGTGTGCTCGAAAATATGATCTTGTGAACATTTACGCTAATTCCTACAATTATTATAGCTCTTATTTGAATTATAACTCAGtggtgtgtatatatattgaattcttgactttgtaataagttttttGTACCTTAGCTtcgtaacataaaaattttagattATTCGAAGTGCGAGATAACCTCACTGTTAATGATACGTGTGCTTTTCACTCtcaagattttatatataattttatcaatatttataacacacattttaaataaacaatgcAATGTCCTTTGATGATCTCTGATTGaagctattaaaattttaacctttcttatttaatcctttttcatttgtttatgTTTTGTCCTCTATTTACCTATAAAGCTCAAGTACTATCCAGTATTGCtgacaattatatgtatctATATAGTATGAGtatcataatatatttgtgacaatatcttttttatatattattaatggaAAGTATGCATGCACAAAGgtgattttttattagagaATGGCAGCtacaaaaatggaaaatatagaaaataattctaccaaaaatggagaaaatatggagatagaaaaaaaacttaaagagAGAGCGGAAAGAAATCGTCAGAAAGCACTCTTGTTAAAAAAGTCCAAAGTTGTAACTCATCCTTATACAAGGTATATGTCATATGCATGTGTACACATGTATGACA contains:
- the LOC105283010 gene encoding ras GTPase-activating-like protein IQGAP1 translates to MVNAGDISTENGIDNIRKSAEEIDEQRKETLAYEYLCHLEEAKKWMEACLNESLPATIEMEENLRNGVYLAKLAHFITPDALPLSKIYDAEQCKYEAAGLQFRHTDNINHFLKFLEQIQLPLIFQPETTDVYNKKNMPRVIYCIHALSTHLFKLGRAPAMQDLYGKVDFSEEDIDSVSRELQKHGIQMPAFQKIGGLLTNSLATDTTTPVAAVSAVNQAVTDNDNDKVLRALRSKELQLSNVKSAYIEKYTTTLLNAKNKMIKESYHENNGNVADACDGLLTQAEIQECINYVNKSCALESIVSSLSQEKDNKLIAALRTSTLSFKNIVVENVEDYRKELKLVLTKVVWHGIDSFESLYEWTNIFQDVIDKGNETALARKKKDETVKCLNMALESADIKKFHEILQSPCLEVCHIDEFAIPLYYQEMKEDRTQFQTDITHDDIKVSLRVLSVIAAITKAVDTGNPDFVYEKLSKYDARLFGLDELNKVKYTEALMKMRQRKLETSEECTLLTYSDIQECIELVNEECDDNFEVIEILHQINRAVATDDCKNMMKALKVITARVNIPVFSYDTPLYLKLLKKRLGEKKFEGSELWLDDVETIAKTAKSEIEKIKETIVLLYDINIHLENDDMMQTFSCIKMLDVVEGLSELTEECQNRCFLLLQQLQQRMRARYSFSYISHFTNERNIVYIDLKGKSYVWERPPNFKRSYYITADDINDIITSVMMEQHEYYSTKNYPYNEKLLIGLQACMRGHLLRKKIMDRRFYFNDNLENIIMIQAWWRCVRQRKRYCKLLEERDRQKEIFHQNKYSNIKTNKINDTDDKSSRYKRYEDKIVKIQALWRGRMSRKAFHSLLYSKKPSFPVVRYFSALLGFSAEDYDKDLELQKLKHEVVQCIRHNQNLSEQLNNMYVKIGLLIQNRIALQDVVAHGKNLDTLAKEKSANKDQNTSSDVASTAHKGLKSLTKEGRKMLESYQHLFYALQTNPQYLSKLLYLPPSNKSNKLFLKNIILTLFNFGSNTREDYLLLKLFGCALREDIRCNCHQPSDVLTGKPLVREMVVNYAKQFNGQSSLKQILGPLIEKVLEEKDLCMETNPVDIYKLWRNQLEMESGQSVDLPHAVSQEEALKHVPVQESLTKAINQLKKISLEFLDRITQSRDLIPYGMLYVSKVLYNSLTEKFSQTPEKDVLKAVGNLIYYHFINAAIVAPDTFDIVTLPVNRTLSSCQRKNLASIAKVLQFSTSKKGFGEEAPHLECLNQFIIVCHEKFKNFFRYCCQVEDLEEHFNIHEYTEATLIQNPEICISLQELCEIHTLLLTYQDQIAPDPSEPLHDLLDDLGPAPTVASLLGISDATYEANLARYSKQEVCLVLTNKFQLPPNDDTNLNNLFVKAKELLVSIISFLKKPTLIESLETTSSPMCMKLFDYSSVSPALNVIRESSSINDCKMQLRAYLKKLELEGWVSRANGYQAIVTSIAKDICNKSKYRVMRDKELQTLRATKERLDEKTKYYQEQVVFYNEYIKRCLQNLHGKSSLRAYELMHKDTYKLSKLRSKMTVKYSAWKLQEKGVLMDANQMLSPTEMKNTIFEISPTEHSGIFVVRCKFMGVELEKLEISIQQLLELQYEGRSCMDMFGKAKVNRMAATKMENIENNSTKNGENMEIEKKLKERAERNRQKALLLKKSKVVTHPYTRDNSDSVKGRSIKVQGQRVIDSGGGFLIEENDELEQQMLKIRTEPDPVIGKFNECEECKQKFGDSYLLQTFDLAVCDKCRDKEGKHSLITKTEAKQEYLLKDCDLDKREPALKYIIRKNPHNANWGEMKLYLHLQIEQRALQVWGSEENLLKEKEMRDVKREGAKIKKFNKKIKQLRMQVRSSLYDKTTKASHIHEFGEDTYNEEDDTYTHVCKTCDYEETYEKM